One window of Ciconia boyciana chromosome 10, ASM3463844v1, whole genome shotgun sequence genomic DNA carries:
- the FIGN gene encoding fidgetin isoform X3 — protein MQWTPEHAQWPEQHFDITSTTRSPAHKVEAYRGHLQRTYQYAWANDDISALTASNLLKKYAEKYSGILEGPAERPILSNYSEAPSGLVNGRKNESEPWQPSLNSESVYPMNCVPDVITASKAGVSAALPPADVSASIGSSPGVASNLAEPSYSSSTCGSHTVPSLHSGLPSQEYAAGYNGSYLHTSYSGQPAPALPSPHPSPLHSSGLLQPPPPPPPPALVPGYNGTSNLSSYSYPSASYPPQTAVGPGYSPGGAPPPSAYLPSGIPAPTPLPPTTVPSYSYQGHGLTPIAPSALTNSSASSLKRKAFYMAGQGEMDSSYGNYSYGQQRSTQSPMYRMPDNSISNANRGNGFDRSAETSSLAFKPTKQLMSSEQQRKFSSQSSRALTPPSYSTAKNSLGSRSSDSFGKYTSPVMNEHGDEHRQLLPHPMQGPGLRAATSSNHSVDEQLKNTDTHLIDLVTNEIINQGPPVDWSDIAGLDLVKAVIKEEVLWPVLRSDAFNGLTALPRSILLFGPRGTGKTLMGRCIASQLGATFFKITGSGLVTKWLGEGEKIVHASFLVARCRQPSVIFVSDIDMLLSSQVSEEHSPVSRMRTEFLMQLDTVLTSAEDQIVVICATSKPEEIDESLRRYFMKRLLIPLPDSTARHQIIVQLLSQHNYCLNDKEVALLVQRTEGFSGLDVAHLCQEAVVGPLHAMPATDLSAIMPSQLRPVTYQDFENAFCKIQPSISQKELDTYVEWNKMFGCSQ, from the coding sequence ATGCAGTGGACGCCGGAGCATGCTCAGTGGCCAGAACAGCACTTTGATATCACTTCAACCACCCGGTCCCCTGCCCACAAGGTGGAAGCCTACCGGGGCCACCTGCAGCGCACCTACCAGTACGCCTGGGCCAACGACGACATCTCGGCTCTCACCGCCTCCAATCTTCTGAAAAAGTATGCAGAAAAATACTCCGGTATTTTGGAAGGCCCGGCCGAGCGGCCCATTCTCAGCAATTACTCTGAAGCTCCCTCAGGGCTGGTGAACGGCCGGAAGAATGAAAGCGAGCCTTGGCAGCCGTCGCTGAACTCCGAGAGCGTGTATCCCATGAACTGTGTCCCAGACGTTATCACCGCCAGCAAAGCTGGGGTAAGTGCAGCCCTCCCTCCCGCAGACGTCTCAGCCAGCATCGGGAGCTCTCCTGGGGTGGCCAGTAACCTGGCTGAGCCCAGTTATTCCAGCAGCACCTGCGGAAGTCACACCGTTCCCAGTCTTCATTCAGGGCTCCCATCTCAGGAATACGCCGCAGGATACAATGGCTCGTACTTGCATACCAGTTACAGTGGCCAGCCAGCGCCTGCACTTCCATCCCCTCATCCGTCCCCCCTACATAGCTCGGGACTTTTACagcccccgcctccgccgccgccaccaGCCCTCGTCCCCGGCTACAACGGGACCTCTAACCTCTCCAGTTACAGCTACCCTTCCGCCAGTTATCCTCCTCAAACCGCTGTTGGCCCTGGGTACAGCCCTGGGGGTGCCCCCCCACCCTCAGCGTACCTGCCTTCAGGAATCCCTGCtccaacccctctgcccccgACCACCGTCCCCAGCTACTCCTACCAGGGCCACGGTCTGACGCCCATCGCGCCGTCTGCCCTGACAAACAGTTCAGCCAGCTCTCTCAAAAGGAAAGCCTTCTACATGGCAGGGCAAGGAGAAATGGACTCCAGTTATGGAAATTACAGCTATGGCCAACAGAGATCTACACAGAGTCCCATGTATCGAATGCCCGACAAcagcatttcaaatgcaaacaggGGGAATGGTTTTGACAGAAGTGCTGAAACATCATCCTTAGCATTTAAGCCAACAAAGCAGCTAATGTCCTCtgaacagcaaaggaaattcaGCAGCCAGTCCAGTAGGGCTCTAACACCCCCATCCTATAGTACTGCTAAAAACTCTCTGGGTTCGAGATCGAGTGACTCGTTTGGGAAGTATACCTCCCCAGTAATGAATGAGCACGGTGATGAGCACAGGCAGCTCCTCCCTCACCCAATGCAAGGCCCGGGACTTCGTGCAGCTACCTCATCCAATCACTCTGTGGACGAACAACTGAAGAATACTGACACACACCTCATTGACCTTGTTACCAATGAGATTATCAACCAAGGACCTCCCGTGGACTGGAGCGACATCGCTGGCCTAGATCTAGTAAAGGCTGTCATTAAGGAGGAGGTTTTATGGCCAGTATTGAGGTCAGATGCATTCAACGGACTGACTGCTCTACCTCGGAGCATCCTTTTATTTGGACCTCGGGGAACAGGCAAAACATTAATGGGCAGATGTATAGCTAGTCAGCTGGGGGCCACGTTTTTCAAAATCACTGGCTCTGGCCTTGTCACAAAGTGGttaggggaaggagagaaaattgTCCATGCCTCCTTCCTCGTGGCAAGGTGTCGCCAACCCTCGGTGATTTTTGTTAGTGACATTGATATGCTCCTTTCTTCTCAAGTGAGCGAAGAACACAGTCCAGTAAGTCGGATGAGAACCGAGTTCCTTATGCAGCTGGACACTGTACTGACTTCTGCTGAGGACCAAATAGTAGTAATTTGCGCCACGAGTAAACCAGAAGAAATTGATGAATCTCTTCGAAGGTACTTCATGAAACGACTTTTAATCCCACTTCCTGACAGCACAGCGAGGCACCAGATAATAGTACAACTGCTCTCACAGCACAATTACTGTCTCAATGACAAGGAGGTTGCACTGCTTGTCCAGCGCACAGAAGGCTTTTCTGGACTAGATGTGGCTCACTTGTGTCAGGAAGCCGTGGTGGGCCCACTCCACGCCATGCCAGCCACAGACCTTTCAGCCATTATGCCCAGCCAGTTGAGGCCAGTTACATATCAAGActttgaaaatgctttctgcaaGATACAGCCTAGCATATCTCAAAAAGAGCTTGATACATATGTTGAATGGAACAAAATGTTTGGTTGCAGTCAGTGa
- the FIGN gene encoding fidgetin isoform X2: MISSTSVYGLKMQWTPEHAQWPEQHFDITSTTRSPAHKVEAYRGHLQRTYQYAWANDDISALTASNLLKKYAEKYSGILEGPAERPILSNYSEAPSGLVNGRKNESEPWQPSLNSESVYPMNCVPDVITASKAGVSAALPPADVSASIGSSPGVASNLAEPSYSSSTCGSHTVPSLHSGLPSQEYAAGYNGSYLHTSYSGQPAPALPSPHPSPLHSSGLLQPPPPPPPPALVPGYNGTSNLSSYSYPSASYPPQTAVGPGYSPGGAPPPSAYLPSGIPAPTPLPPTTVPSYSYQGHGLTPIAPSALTNSSASSLKRKAFYMAGQGEMDSSYGNYSYGQQRSTQSPMYRMPDNSISNANRGNGFDRSAETSSLAFKPTKQLMSSEQQRKFSSQSSRALTPPSYSTAKNSLGSRSSDSFGKYTSPVMNEHGDEHRQLLPHPMQGPGLRAATSSNHSVDEQLKNTDTHLIDLVTNEIINQGPPVDWSDIAGLDLVKAVIKEEVLWPVLRSDAFNGLTALPRSILLFGPRGTGKTLMGRCIASQLGATFFKITGSGLVTKWLGEGEKIVHASFLVARCRQPSVIFVSDIDMLLSSQVSEEHSPVSRMRTEFLMQLDTVLTSAEDQIVVICATSKPEEIDESLRRYFMKRLLIPLPDSTARHQIIVQLLSQHNYCLNDKEVALLVQRTEGFSGLDVAHLCQEAVVGPLHAMPATDLSAIMPSQLRPVTYQDFENAFCKIQPSISQKELDTYVEWNKMFGCSQ, from the coding sequence GCTTGAAGATGCAGTGGACGCCGGAGCATGCTCAGTGGCCAGAACAGCACTTTGATATCACTTCAACCACCCGGTCCCCTGCCCACAAGGTGGAAGCCTACCGGGGCCACCTGCAGCGCACCTACCAGTACGCCTGGGCCAACGACGACATCTCGGCTCTCACCGCCTCCAATCTTCTGAAAAAGTATGCAGAAAAATACTCCGGTATTTTGGAAGGCCCGGCCGAGCGGCCCATTCTCAGCAATTACTCTGAAGCTCCCTCAGGGCTGGTGAACGGCCGGAAGAATGAAAGCGAGCCTTGGCAGCCGTCGCTGAACTCCGAGAGCGTGTATCCCATGAACTGTGTCCCAGACGTTATCACCGCCAGCAAAGCTGGGGTAAGTGCAGCCCTCCCTCCCGCAGACGTCTCAGCCAGCATCGGGAGCTCTCCTGGGGTGGCCAGTAACCTGGCTGAGCCCAGTTATTCCAGCAGCACCTGCGGAAGTCACACCGTTCCCAGTCTTCATTCAGGGCTCCCATCTCAGGAATACGCCGCAGGATACAATGGCTCGTACTTGCATACCAGTTACAGTGGCCAGCCAGCGCCTGCACTTCCATCCCCTCATCCGTCCCCCCTACATAGCTCGGGACTTTTACagcccccgcctccgccgccgccaccaGCCCTCGTCCCCGGCTACAACGGGACCTCTAACCTCTCCAGTTACAGCTACCCTTCCGCCAGTTATCCTCCTCAAACCGCTGTTGGCCCTGGGTACAGCCCTGGGGGTGCCCCCCCACCCTCAGCGTACCTGCCTTCAGGAATCCCTGCtccaacccctctgcccccgACCACCGTCCCCAGCTACTCCTACCAGGGCCACGGTCTGACGCCCATCGCGCCGTCTGCCCTGACAAACAGTTCAGCCAGCTCTCTCAAAAGGAAAGCCTTCTACATGGCAGGGCAAGGAGAAATGGACTCCAGTTATGGAAATTACAGCTATGGCCAACAGAGATCTACACAGAGTCCCATGTATCGAATGCCCGACAAcagcatttcaaatgcaaacaggGGGAATGGTTTTGACAGAAGTGCTGAAACATCATCCTTAGCATTTAAGCCAACAAAGCAGCTAATGTCCTCtgaacagcaaaggaaattcaGCAGCCAGTCCAGTAGGGCTCTAACACCCCCATCCTATAGTACTGCTAAAAACTCTCTGGGTTCGAGATCGAGTGACTCGTTTGGGAAGTATACCTCCCCAGTAATGAATGAGCACGGTGATGAGCACAGGCAGCTCCTCCCTCACCCAATGCAAGGCCCGGGACTTCGTGCAGCTACCTCATCCAATCACTCTGTGGACGAACAACTGAAGAATACTGACACACACCTCATTGACCTTGTTACCAATGAGATTATCAACCAAGGACCTCCCGTGGACTGGAGCGACATCGCTGGCCTAGATCTAGTAAAGGCTGTCATTAAGGAGGAGGTTTTATGGCCAGTATTGAGGTCAGATGCATTCAACGGACTGACTGCTCTACCTCGGAGCATCCTTTTATTTGGACCTCGGGGAACAGGCAAAACATTAATGGGCAGATGTATAGCTAGTCAGCTGGGGGCCACGTTTTTCAAAATCACTGGCTCTGGCCTTGTCACAAAGTGGttaggggaaggagagaaaattgTCCATGCCTCCTTCCTCGTGGCAAGGTGTCGCCAACCCTCGGTGATTTTTGTTAGTGACATTGATATGCTCCTTTCTTCTCAAGTGAGCGAAGAACACAGTCCAGTAAGTCGGATGAGAACCGAGTTCCTTATGCAGCTGGACACTGTACTGACTTCTGCTGAGGACCAAATAGTAGTAATTTGCGCCACGAGTAAACCAGAAGAAATTGATGAATCTCTTCGAAGGTACTTCATGAAACGACTTTTAATCCCACTTCCTGACAGCACAGCGAGGCACCAGATAATAGTACAACTGCTCTCACAGCACAATTACTGTCTCAATGACAAGGAGGTTGCACTGCTTGTCCAGCGCACAGAAGGCTTTTCTGGACTAGATGTGGCTCACTTGTGTCAGGAAGCCGTGGTGGGCCCACTCCACGCCATGCCAGCCACAGACCTTTCAGCCATTATGCCCAGCCAGTTGAGGCCAGTTACATATCAAGActttgaaaatgctttctgcaaGATACAGCCTAGCATATCTCAAAAAGAGCTTGATACATATGTTGAATGGAACAAAATGTTTGGTTGCAGTCAGTGa
- the FIGN gene encoding fidgetin isoform X1, which produces MLAPCKAAVLGLKFQHGRGCSQSSLQKLGMISNHRHLHLTRAPIHQQTHRIDATLTYRVLVPNLQLHLKKDGIEEERLKDSSWGLKMQWTPEHAQWPEQHFDITSTTRSPAHKVEAYRGHLQRTYQYAWANDDISALTASNLLKKYAEKYSGILEGPAERPILSNYSEAPSGLVNGRKNESEPWQPSLNSESVYPMNCVPDVITASKAGVSAALPPADVSASIGSSPGVASNLAEPSYSSSTCGSHTVPSLHSGLPSQEYAAGYNGSYLHTSYSGQPAPALPSPHPSPLHSSGLLQPPPPPPPPALVPGYNGTSNLSSYSYPSASYPPQTAVGPGYSPGGAPPPSAYLPSGIPAPTPLPPTTVPSYSYQGHGLTPIAPSALTNSSASSLKRKAFYMAGQGEMDSSYGNYSYGQQRSTQSPMYRMPDNSISNANRGNGFDRSAETSSLAFKPTKQLMSSEQQRKFSSQSSRALTPPSYSTAKNSLGSRSSDSFGKYTSPVMNEHGDEHRQLLPHPMQGPGLRAATSSNHSVDEQLKNTDTHLIDLVTNEIINQGPPVDWSDIAGLDLVKAVIKEEVLWPVLRSDAFNGLTALPRSILLFGPRGTGKTLMGRCIASQLGATFFKITGSGLVTKWLGEGEKIVHASFLVARCRQPSVIFVSDIDMLLSSQVSEEHSPVSRMRTEFLMQLDTVLTSAEDQIVVICATSKPEEIDESLRRYFMKRLLIPLPDSTARHQIIVQLLSQHNYCLNDKEVALLVQRTEGFSGLDVAHLCQEAVVGPLHAMPATDLSAIMPSQLRPVTYQDFENAFCKIQPSISQKELDTYVEWNKMFGCSQ; this is translated from the coding sequence GCTTGAAGATGCAGTGGACGCCGGAGCATGCTCAGTGGCCAGAACAGCACTTTGATATCACTTCAACCACCCGGTCCCCTGCCCACAAGGTGGAAGCCTACCGGGGCCACCTGCAGCGCACCTACCAGTACGCCTGGGCCAACGACGACATCTCGGCTCTCACCGCCTCCAATCTTCTGAAAAAGTATGCAGAAAAATACTCCGGTATTTTGGAAGGCCCGGCCGAGCGGCCCATTCTCAGCAATTACTCTGAAGCTCCCTCAGGGCTGGTGAACGGCCGGAAGAATGAAAGCGAGCCTTGGCAGCCGTCGCTGAACTCCGAGAGCGTGTATCCCATGAACTGTGTCCCAGACGTTATCACCGCCAGCAAAGCTGGGGTAAGTGCAGCCCTCCCTCCCGCAGACGTCTCAGCCAGCATCGGGAGCTCTCCTGGGGTGGCCAGTAACCTGGCTGAGCCCAGTTATTCCAGCAGCACCTGCGGAAGTCACACCGTTCCCAGTCTTCATTCAGGGCTCCCATCTCAGGAATACGCCGCAGGATACAATGGCTCGTACTTGCATACCAGTTACAGTGGCCAGCCAGCGCCTGCACTTCCATCCCCTCATCCGTCCCCCCTACATAGCTCGGGACTTTTACagcccccgcctccgccgccgccaccaGCCCTCGTCCCCGGCTACAACGGGACCTCTAACCTCTCCAGTTACAGCTACCCTTCCGCCAGTTATCCTCCTCAAACCGCTGTTGGCCCTGGGTACAGCCCTGGGGGTGCCCCCCCACCCTCAGCGTACCTGCCTTCAGGAATCCCTGCtccaacccctctgcccccgACCACCGTCCCCAGCTACTCCTACCAGGGCCACGGTCTGACGCCCATCGCGCCGTCTGCCCTGACAAACAGTTCAGCCAGCTCTCTCAAAAGGAAAGCCTTCTACATGGCAGGGCAAGGAGAAATGGACTCCAGTTATGGAAATTACAGCTATGGCCAACAGAGATCTACACAGAGTCCCATGTATCGAATGCCCGACAAcagcatttcaaatgcaaacaggGGGAATGGTTTTGACAGAAGTGCTGAAACATCATCCTTAGCATTTAAGCCAACAAAGCAGCTAATGTCCTCtgaacagcaaaggaaattcaGCAGCCAGTCCAGTAGGGCTCTAACACCCCCATCCTATAGTACTGCTAAAAACTCTCTGGGTTCGAGATCGAGTGACTCGTTTGGGAAGTATACCTCCCCAGTAATGAATGAGCACGGTGATGAGCACAGGCAGCTCCTCCCTCACCCAATGCAAGGCCCGGGACTTCGTGCAGCTACCTCATCCAATCACTCTGTGGACGAACAACTGAAGAATACTGACACACACCTCATTGACCTTGTTACCAATGAGATTATCAACCAAGGACCTCCCGTGGACTGGAGCGACATCGCTGGCCTAGATCTAGTAAAGGCTGTCATTAAGGAGGAGGTTTTATGGCCAGTATTGAGGTCAGATGCATTCAACGGACTGACTGCTCTACCTCGGAGCATCCTTTTATTTGGACCTCGGGGAACAGGCAAAACATTAATGGGCAGATGTATAGCTAGTCAGCTGGGGGCCACGTTTTTCAAAATCACTGGCTCTGGCCTTGTCACAAAGTGGttaggggaaggagagaaaattgTCCATGCCTCCTTCCTCGTGGCAAGGTGTCGCCAACCCTCGGTGATTTTTGTTAGTGACATTGATATGCTCCTTTCTTCTCAAGTGAGCGAAGAACACAGTCCAGTAAGTCGGATGAGAACCGAGTTCCTTATGCAGCTGGACACTGTACTGACTTCTGCTGAGGACCAAATAGTAGTAATTTGCGCCACGAGTAAACCAGAAGAAATTGATGAATCTCTTCGAAGGTACTTCATGAAACGACTTTTAATCCCACTTCCTGACAGCACAGCGAGGCACCAGATAATAGTACAACTGCTCTCACAGCACAATTACTGTCTCAATGACAAGGAGGTTGCACTGCTTGTCCAGCGCACAGAAGGCTTTTCTGGACTAGATGTGGCTCACTTGTGTCAGGAAGCCGTGGTGGGCCCACTCCACGCCATGCCAGCCACAGACCTTTCAGCCATTATGCCCAGCCAGTTGAGGCCAGTTACATATCAAGActttgaaaatgctttctgcaaGATACAGCCTAGCATATCTCAAAAAGAGCTTGATACATATGTTGAATGGAACAAAATGTTTGGTTGCAGTCAGTGa